The Nicotiana tabacum cultivar K326 chromosome 1, ASM71507v2, whole genome shotgun sequence genome segment GCATTTAtgctaaatgaagaaaataaaataaaatatatgagCAATTACATGGAATCGCAAGAAGTAaaggtagagaaataaaagataaataatgtacaaaaaaatatatttaaaatctaaaaagaaataaaaaagtaaaaataaaataatggaaataaaaagtgataaataaaataataaaaaataaattaaataaaaataaaatggaatAAATTAAAAAGTAACCTTGTAATTATACAATGTAATTACCACAAATTCTTACCTCCTTTttgagaattggagagtataATTATAATTCTCCAATTACACCTAATTATATGATGATCAAGTAATTATTTGCCCGACAAATATTATGCTGATCAAGTAATTACTTGCCCGACAAATATGGGAAGGAAAAAACTAGAAACCACAGTCCTCAAAATATCCACTTTCTTAATACAAGTTACAACGAACCTCTTGGGGTGTGAACCGTGCGACTTTGCTTGGAGCTTAATGCTCGCTATCAAGGTCTCAATGTCAATGTGTGATGGATTCAAGTGAGGAACAAGTCTTTTGAGTGGATTTAAGCTTTGGCATTTACCTATTTATAAATCAATTAAGACAAATGATAATTAACTTATTATCACAATTtaattctcttgatattgtttctttcatataatcaatgtttatatatatatatatatattgctattTGCACTTTGCCCTTTTCTGGACCTTATACGAGATGTTTTATGCATTAAGCTCAAGGGCGAATTTATATGAGAGATTATGGGATACGTGAACTCACGATCTCTCCGTAAAATTAGATATTTTTACGTGCATATTTTATAAAATTGGTATAATATTAATGGTTAGCATCTATGCTTCGAAAAGGATAAATGTTGTACTTGTTTGAAGGTTGAGTTATTTATCAAGAGAAATATAAATCAATTCCCACTTAGtagatttttttctctttttttgataGTGCACCCATGTACTAAAAATTTTAGATCTGTCCCTGaccgggttttttttttttattgcttaataatttcaaaattttgaacGGCATAGTTGGTTTAAATGTGATGTATatgtaatttgattttaaattctgAAGTGAATATTTTTCGGTATAATTATATGTATTTACAACTCACTTGTTCCACAATTCAAGCTCATTAAATGAAAAAATTATCTCCATTCAAGATTATTTCATTCTCATAACTTTTATTAAAGGTGAAAAATTTACATTCATCTTATCACGCTCGCGATCAGACCGACTAAGTTATTCCATTCAAATTCAAAACCTCTAATTAAAGATGAAAAATTTATATTCATCTTATCACATCCACAATCAGACCGACTAAATTATTTCTTTGGTGAATTTTGGTATGATTTATAAGTATTTAGAACTCACTAGTTCGAAAATTCAAATACTGGCTATGTAGGACCTATTAAAGGGAGAAATGAGCTCTATCCTGGGGGTTATTCCATTCTCATAGCACGAACTCGAAATCTGTTATTAAAgctaaaaataatttcattcatCACACTTCAATTGGACCGCCTAAATTATTGGGTAAAATATATAATTGGTCGGTCGATCGAAATTAATGGTATATCCCTGATAaaaagtataatatatatatatatatatatatatatatatatatatatatatatatatatatatatatatatatattttatcggctattaattatgaaggaaaataaaaatatatttctttatattattaaacttttcaataataaaaaaataaaccacCACTAAAGCCAACCACGGTGGCGGCTTTTGTAATGGGGAAAAGGGAACTCAAATAAGGCAAACCAACTAACTGGTTGTCTTATTCCCATCATTACACCTACGACGCAGTGTAGTTTTTTTAGCGGCTACAGTTCCCCTCACCCCAATCCCCGCCTATTTATTTCCCTTCATATTCAATTCATCGCTGCAGCAAAAAATTCTGTTGCAGAATTCGGGAGAATCTCTGCCCTTTTTCAGATCCTAATATTCACTTTTTTCTGCTGGCCGAGCTGAAGAAACTTACAGTGAGTACCAACATTATTAACAACTTCTTGTACTGTTTCGTATGTATTTTTTATACTCATTAACCTATTTACTTTTCGGTCCGTCCAAAAACAGAATGACTTCTTTggttatttggaaataatttacctttatgcccGCATAGAATATATGTGACTCATTTTATACCGCAAGTTCAAAAATATtcactcttttcttaaactccgtgtccagtcAAATAGTTTCATTTGATCTAATATCAAGAGTTCTTTAATCTTAATGCAAGATGAGTTTTAGGGAGAAACATATTAAGTGAGAATCCATGTAGTCAATCCCAACTTGTTTGAAATTGAGGTGCAATTGattgttattttgttgttttcGGTTCGTCAAATCAACTATGTCATAATCTCAAATTAGTTGGAGTGAACTATCTATGTAAATTATCTGTATCAAATATCAATTTACTCCGTAAATTATATCTTTGCTTCATTTTCTTATGGACTGGAGTATGCTTTTCACATAAGCAGAATTTGTTTTTCTCGCTTTTACCATGGAAAACTAGTTTAGTTTGTTTTACAAGTGTATTTCTGTGATGAATACAATCATTTTCATGCCtaaatgatttggaacattttttattaaataactGGTGTCGGAGTCAACTTGCGCGATCGCTAGGAGTCTGCTACAGACAAAAGCACTGGTAACTCTGCCCACTAGACTTGGGCAGATAGAAAAGAATCACATACATTAGTAATTTTTTGCATCCGTTGAAGTTTGAACATGAGACCTCATAGTTCTCTTCTTACTTCCTTGACCACTAGGCTGCACCAATTGGGTGCAATTTGTAACAGTTCTTATCAAACAGTTGGGTTCTTCTAGTGAACTTCTGCTTTTTCTCTTTCTGAATTCTTTTATTCTGCCTGAAAAGCATCATGATTTTAATAAGATCAAACATTTATGTGTGGATAGGATCAAGAATCTAATGTGACAAAAAGTTAGGTATTTTAGTAGGAGTAAGGTAGAGGGGACCCATACTTCCCCGAATTTCTGACCAGATCACAACTGAGGTTTTAAGATTTTTCTGATAGGTTCTTGTAATCCAGCAGTTCTGTTTTCCGTTGTGCAAGTAGAAGATTCTACTGCACAAATTTGGACTAAGTTGAGATCCTATGGAGAAACTCGTGTTTCAAAATGGTGTCAAGAAGGATCAGTTGCTTTCTGCGGTAAATGATGACCATGGTGGAGTTATAGTGGAATTGAAGGAGCCTATGGACACCACTGTCTTCCAAAACATGCTTAAAGCTTCATTATCCAAGTGGAAGTTGCAGGTATGCTGCCTTTAATGCTCAGTTTTGAGTAAAGATGAGCATTATCTTGATGTTGACTGTCCACCTTTTTTTAGCTTCCCACTGAATTATGcttgagaaataaaaaaaaccaaATTTTTTCGTTGTCCATTATTCGTTGATGTATGTGTTATGCCACATGTTTCCCCTTACTTACTGGCATTTCGTATTGTTCGAAGTTCAGTCACCATTGTGTTTGTGGTTGATTGTATAAAATGAGAAGCTTCTGTTGACAGCAATGGCGGTGCAAACTTAATAAGGCCTATAATTGACTCAATAGTTTTCCTGTTTTGCTGACAAGACTATAGCAGTTTCCATAAGAACTAGGTGCCTGGCTTCTTTTATGGCTGTTCGACAGTCTTCGACTTGCATGATATTATAACCTCTTACAGTGTCGCATAAAGTGAGCTGCGTAGCAAGAATAGCTGTGTAAATACAGTGTTTAAGGTAGCGGACTACTATTTCGTCTCTCAGTTCTTTTCTTCTAGTTTGACATTATATATTTTGCAGGGAAAGAAGGGTGTTTGGATTAAAGTGCCAATTGAACTTGTAAATTTGGTTGAAACTGCAGTTAAGGTAATTTCTCTATACTTTTTTGGAACTTGAATAGGATAGTGTTGACATTGACGTAAGGAGGTTCTTTCGATTCCATTTTGCACACGTAAACGTGTCCTAGACTTGCTACTCTAACTAGAGGCTTAAAATCTGTACCatgtcaatttttattttttcagacaAAAAAAATTGCTAATAATGCCAAAACCATTGATTTATGGCATTGTGATATATCATGTTGTTGTTTAAGATGTTGCTTGAACTTGGAAGTTGAAATTAGAGAATCGCCCTTGACTCTGAACATAACTTTTTCAATAGAATCTACTATGAGAAACTACTTAACAACATTGTTTAACAAACTCAGGTTCTTAATTACTTCATATCATACTTTAGGTTGAGAAAAAGATATCAATGGCTTTGCGATGAAATTGATCCAAATGTGTGACATTGACCACAGGAAGGGTTTTGGTATCATCATGCAGAACCTCATTACCTGATGCTTGTGTATTGGATTCCTGAAACTGAGAATACCATCCCAGCAAATGCCTCACACCGTGTGGGTATTGGCGCTATAGTCTTAAATGAGAAAAGAGAGGTAACTCAGACTTCAGAGCTACTCTCATTATATGTAATTATTTGCTACTGTTCTGGTTTTGTATCCATGTAAAGGGAAGAATAATGTGTTCATCTGTGATTGTTCTGCTTTCCTTTGTATCTTATTCCCTGATTGAATGATTACACTTCTGTTACTTTAAAGTGGTATATATAGCATGGACTCACTGCTTCAATTGGCTTTTCATGATGATTAATGGTTGATTTTAACCAATTAACTAGACTCTATCTGTCATGATGGAGCCGGGGCTTATTTTCATATCACGCCTATGAAAAAAGCTTTTGTACACTTCAAGTCATTCTACTGAAATTTGCAGTCTCCGCTAACAACTGGCCCTTCTGATGCAATTTCACTTTTTAATGTGTGGAAAACACAAATTTTTTTACTTGTCACTTGCTACATACTGGTGGATTTACTGATGTATTAGAGACCTTTGTGTGTAAATAGTTTGATTGCACATTAAGTTTGCAATGAAGGAAACATATTTTCATCATTAGAAATATTTCTTTTGTCTCAGACCACTATGCTTGAGCATCTTGGTTCTGACTATTTACAGGATTCCCAACTTTCCAGTCTAAGTTTGGGAAATCTTTTGCTTTTAGTTGCTTGTTGTCCAAGAAAATAGCGGCAGATTAAAGGGAACTGCAGTATGGAAGATCCCTACTGGCATTGTTGAGGAGGTATGCACATTAGCTGGAGCTAAATTCAGCAGCAAAAGTTAGTTGTATGCCCTCTAAACTGTATGTTGAGCTTTTATTCTGCAGGGTGAGGATATATTTGAAGGTGCAATAAGGGAAGTAAAAGAAGAAACAGGAGTAAGTTATTGTCTATTGAAAGCTACATAATGTGTTATTTTCCTGCTGTACATTTGATGGTATTGCTTCTCTAAGATTTGCTGTGTTTCATTTATTGCAGATTGATACTGAATTTCTTGAAGTGCTTGCATTTAGGTAGGGAACTCGTGCCATGTTAATTTGATTAGCATAGTATGAAGGAGGACATTCCATTCGAAATGAAGTAGACGTTTTGCCTATATTAGATAAAAGATTAGTTTCCCCGATATGTCTTTTGGAATTTCTTGCTGATTATATTGAACAGTTGACAAAGGAGGAAAAGTTATTTAAATGGGAAGTAGCATTTTGAACGACTGGAGTACTGCTGTGTAAATCTTCTCATATTCAAAACCTAGAAAATTTTGCTCACTGTCTGCATTTCTGCAGCAATAACATTTCTTATCAACAGGCAAACACACAAGGCGTTGTTTGGCAAGTCAGACTTATTCTTCATTTGCATGATGCACCCTTTATCATTTGACATTCAAAAGCAAGATTTAGAAATTGAGGCAGCACAGGTTTGTCAAGTTCAATTTAACAATATTCACCAGTGTTATTAAAAGCCATCACTTCATCGCTTCAAGTGATGAAACGATGCAAGGCAAGAGGTTATTGCTTCATGGGTGAAACGATGAGTGCAAAGTGAAGCAGTCGGTACTTTGACTCTCAACTTTGAGGAGTTGGACTAATATCGCATATTGTATAGTGAATACTGCAATTAGTCATTATAGTACTAAATTGACATATCTTTGGTACTATTTGATTTTCCATAAATTTTGAGCCTCATTTCAAAGAAGTATGTGTTGCTTCACTTCGAGCTTTTTGCTTCAAATCCCATGGACCTTGTTGTTT includes the following:
- the LOC107817820 gene encoding nudix hydrolase 2 → MEKLVFQNGVKKDQLLSAVNDDHGGVIVELKEPMDTTVFQNMLKASLSKWKLQGKKGVWIKVPIELVNLVETAVKEGFWYHHAEPHYLMLVYWIPETENTIPANASHRVGIGAIVLNEKRELLVVQENSGRLKGTAVWKIPTGIVEEGEDIFEGAIREVKEETGIDTEFLEVLAFRQTHKALFGKSDLFFICMMHPLSFDIQKQDLEIEAAQWMPLEEYAAQPFVQKHGIFKYTKDLCLVKAERDYPGFTPVPITSFFDGSTSFLYFNKDGLDQESSAIHL